In Ochotona princeps isolate mOchPri1 chromosome 21, mOchPri1.hap1, whole genome shotgun sequence, a single genomic region encodes these proteins:
- the SHISA5 gene encoding protein shisa-5 isoform X5 — protein sequence MGFGATVAVGLTIFVLSVVTIIVCFTCSCCCLYKMCRRPRPVVTTTTSTTVVHAPYPQPPSAPPSYPGPTYQGYHSMPSQPGIPGAPYPMQYPPPYPAQPMGPPAYHETLAGGAAMPYVASQPPYNPAYTDSPKAAP from the exons ATGGG GTTTGGAGCGACTGTGGCCGTTGGCCTGACCATCTTTGTGCTCTCCGTGGTCACCATCATCGTCTGCTTCACCTGTTCCTGTTGCTGCTTGTACAAGATGTGCCGCCGGCCACGCC CGGTCGTGACCACCACCACATCTACCACGGTGGTGCACGCCCCCTACCCTCAGCCTCCAAGCGCGCCACCCAGCTACCCTGGACCGACGTACCAGGGCTACCACTCAATGCCCTCACAGCCAGGGATACCAGGAGCCCCCTACCCGATGCAGTACCCACCGCcctacccagcccagcccatgggCCCGCCTGCTTACCACGAGACACTGGCTG GAGGTGCAGCCATGCCGTACGTTGCCAGCCAGCCACCCTACAACCCAGCCTATACGGATTCCCCGAAGGCAGCCCCCTGA
- the TREX1 gene encoding three-prime repair exonuclease 1, with protein MMGSQTPPPELVQTLIFLDLEATGLPFSQPKITELCLLAVHRCALESPSTSQSPVPPPPRVVDKLSLCVAPGKACSPTASKITGLSTAVLQAHGRQLFDDNLASLLLAFLRRQPAPWCLVAHNGDGYDFPLLQAELAMLGRASILDRAFCVDSMAALKALEQAESPSVHSPRKSYSLGNIYTRLYGQEPPDSHTAEGDVLALLSICQWRPQALLRWVDAHARPFSTVKPMYEATASLRTSLQPSAGATMTRLRAAKNTSASPSRSKRSTALPTPKDPGDLPRGELLASLGLLAFLTLAVATLYELFLAPQGQ; from the coding sequence ATGATGGGCTCACAGACCCCACCCCCAGAGCTTGTGCAGACCCTTATCTTCTTGGACCTGGAGGCCACCGGACTGCCCTTCTCCCAGCCCAAGATCACAGAGCTGTGCCTGCTTGCTGTCCACAGATGTGCCCTGGAGAGCCCCTCCACTTCCCAGAGTCCAGTGCCCCCACCACCCCGTGTGGTGGACAAGCTCTCCCTATGTGTGGCCCCGGGAAAGGCATGTAGCCCCACAGCCAGCAAGATCACAGGCTTGAGCACAGCTGTGCTGCAAGCGCATGGACGTCAGCTCTTCGATGACAACCTGGCCAGCCTGCTCCTTGCTTTCCTGCGGCGCCAGCCAGCACCCTGGTGCCTCGTGGCACACAATGGTGACGGCTATGACTTTCCcctgctgcaggcagagctggcCATGCTGGGCCGTGCCAGCATCCTGGACAGAGCCTTCTGTGTGGACAGTATGGCTGCCCTCAAGGCCCTAGAACAAGCTGAGAGCCCCTCGGTGCACAGCCCGAGGAAGAGCTACAGCCTGGGCAACATCTACACACGCCTGTACGGGCAGGAGCCGCCAGACTCCCACACAGCTGAGGGCGACgtcctggccctgctcagcaTCTGCCAGTGGAGGCCCCAGGCTCTGCTGCGCTGGGTGGATGCTCACGCCAGACCCTTCAGCACTGTCAAGCCCATGTATGAGGCCACTGCTTCTCTGAGGACCAGCCTGCAGCCATCTGCTGGTGCAACCATGACACGCCTACGTGCTGCCAAGAAcaccagtgccagccccagcaggaGCAAGAGATCCACAGCTCTTCCTACACCCAAGGACCCTGGAGACCTGCCCAGAGGTGAGCTGCTGGCCTCCCTGGGCCTGCTGGCTTTCTTGACCTTGGCAGTAGCCACACTGTATGAACTGTTCCTGGCCCCACAGGGGCAGTAG
- the SHISA5 gene encoding protein shisa-5 isoform X4 produces the protein MSGFGATVAVGLTIFVLSVVTIIVCFTCSCCCLYKMCRRPRPVVTTTTSTTVVHAPYPQPPSAPPSYPGPTYQGYHSMPSQPGIPGAPYPMQYPPPYPAQPMGPPAYHETLAGGAAMPYVASQPPYNPAYTDSPKAAP, from the exons ATGTCAGG GTTTGGAGCGACTGTGGCCGTTGGCCTGACCATCTTTGTGCTCTCCGTGGTCACCATCATCGTCTGCTTCACCTGTTCCTGTTGCTGCTTGTACAAGATGTGCCGCCGGCCACGCC CGGTCGTGACCACCACCACATCTACCACGGTGGTGCACGCCCCCTACCCTCAGCCTCCAAGCGCGCCACCCAGCTACCCTGGACCGACGTACCAGGGCTACCACTCAATGCCCTCACAGCCAGGGATACCAGGAGCCCCCTACCCGATGCAGTACCCACCGCcctacccagcccagcccatgggCCCGCCTGCTTACCACGAGACACTGGCTG GAGGTGCAGCCATGCCGTACGTTGCCAGCCAGCCACCCTACAACCCAGCCTATACGGATTCCCCGAAGGCAGCCCCCTGA